One Marasmius oreades isolate 03SP1 chromosome 2, whole genome shotgun sequence DNA segment encodes these proteins:
- the SSU72 gene encoding RNA polymerase II subunit A C-terminal domain phosphatase (BUSCO:EOG09264JW6), which translates to MDPRKARDPRLSRVDPRLQRLQNEASSTPSLAPPPEQTPPTDLSSAEISSQSLQVTAGLDKSPTTTVMDGEPRTYKLRPLFCVVCASNQVINLLNSLLLPHSAQNRSMEGHNVLAKAGLRVVSSGTGTAVRLPGPSIDKPNIYAFGTPYTTIYEELSSKDHRLYTANGLLQMLDRNRHIKTAPERWQESKTAVDVVITCEERCFDIVCDDLLGRGGEFNRPVHIINVEIKDNHEEALIAGKAILDLATAIDAAQDLDEEIGSILETQQQKHPHSLLHVVGFY; encoded by the exons ATGGACCCAAGAAAAGCCCGCGATCCTCGTCTCAGTCGTGTTGACCCCCGTTTGCAACGTCTTCAGAATGAAGCTTCATCTACACCGTCACTTGCACCACCACCCGAACAAACGCCGCCGACGGACCTAAGCTCAGCGGAAATCTCTTCTCAATCATTACAGGTGACAGCCGGCTTAGATAAATCACCGACGACAACAGTAATGGATGGCGAACCGCGAACATACAAACTTAGACCTCTTTTCTGTGTGGTCTGCGCGAGTAATCAGGTAATCAATCTCTTAAACTCTCTACTTCTGCCTCATTCTGCCCAGAACAGATCCATGGAAGGCCATAACGTCTTGGC TAAAGCAGGATTACGGGTGGTGTCCTCGGGAACTGGAACAGCAGTCAGGCTGCCAGGACCCTCGATAGATAAACCGAATATCTATGCATTCGGGACGCCTTACACTACCATTTATGAAGAGTTGAGCTCGAAAGATCACCGATT GTATACTGCAAATGGTCTGCTTCAAATGCTTGATCGAAATAGGCATATAAAAACGGCCCCTGAACGTTGGCAGGAAAGCAAAACTGCTGTCGATGTCGTCATAACATGCGAAGAAAGGTGTTTTGACATAGTTTGCGATG ATCTGTTGGGACGAGGTGGCGAGTTCAATAGACCGGTTCACATAATCAATGTCGAAATAAAAGATAATCATGAAGAGGCATTGATTGCTGGGAAAGCAATCCTCGACCTTGCCACCGCG ATCGACGCAGCTCAGGATCTTGACGAGGAAATCGGAAGTATCTTGGAAACGCAACAGCAAAAACACCCCCATAGCCTCTTACACGTAGTAGGGTTTTATTGA
- the PCA2 gene encoding putative proteasome subunit alpha type-2 (BUSCO:EOG092645G0; MEROPS:MER0004996), with translation MANTGGGAYSYSLTVFSPSGKLVQIEHALAAVSQGTTSLGIKASNGIVIATEKKTSSILIDDLMLEKVAVVCPNIGIVYSGMGPDFRVLITRARKSAQAYWKMYGEYPPTRILTQEIANVMQQATQSGGVRPYGVSLLVAGWDGTRGQQLFQVDPSGSFWAWKASAIGKNMVNAKTFLEKRYNDDISLEDAIHTALLTLKEGFEGQMTEKTIEIGIISVPSTAEREEPTSAATGRPKATFRKLTEEEIKDYLAL, from the exons ATGGCGAACACAGGAGGTGGTGCATACAG TTACTCTCTTACAGTCTTCTCACCGAGCGGTAAGCTTGTTCAAATTGAACATGCTCTTGCAGCTGTATCGCAGGGGACGACGAGTCTTGGGATCAAAG CATCAAATGGAATCGTCATTGCAACCGAGAAGAAAACCTCATCCATATTGATTGACGATCTAATGCTCGAGAAAGTTGCTGTAGTCTGCCCTAACATAGGGATAGTCTACTCTGGAATGGGACCCGACTTTCGCGTCTTAATTACACGGGCACGGAAAAGTGCTCAAGCTTACTGGAAGATGTATGGCGAATACCCTCCAACACGCATTCTTACACAGGAAATCGCAAACGTGATGCAACAAGCTACACAATCCGG AGGAGTGCGTCCCTACGGTGTTTCGCTTTTGGTTGCTGGATGGGATGGCACCCGGGGGCAGCAATTATTCCAAGTCGACCCTTCTGGGTCCTTCTGGGCTTGGAAGGCTAGTGCTATTGGAAAGAATATGGTCAACGCGAAAACatttttggagaagag GTACAACGACGATATTAGCTTGGAGGATGCTATACATACGGCGTTATTGACGCTCAAGGAGGGTTTTGAGGGCCAAATGACCGAGAAGACAATTGAAATCGGCATCATCAGTGTCCCGAGCACCGCAGAGCGAGAGGAACCGACGTCAGCGGCAACAGGGAGACCCAAAGCTACCTTTAGGAAGTTGACGGAGGAAGAGATAAAGGATTATCTGGCACTGTAG